In the Nymphalis io chromosome 2, ilAglIoxx1.1, whole genome shotgun sequence genome, one interval contains:
- the LOC126777606 gene encoding uridine-cytidine kinase isoform X1, with amino-acid sequence MSLSQILQKGRVAVNCGILGVRISRKYIYTHKMSEKPADHTTSNGFESKTPFLIGVAGGTASGKSTVCQRIMEKLGQQQKEQTERRVVCISQDSFYRTLKPSERLRAERGQFNFDHPDAFDDKKLLSILKDILAGKKVEVPEYDYISNSISHRSHTIYPADVVLIEGILVFYFPEVRELFHMKLFVDTDSDTRLARRVPRDIMERGRDLEQVLNQYMNFVKPAFEEFCLPTKKFADVIIPRGADNFVAIDLIVHHIWDIMYKKRPELNGCNGHLEVDEANGRRMSGSSEDTLSR; translated from the exons ATGTCACTGTCACAGATCCTTCAAAAGGGTCGTGTTGCAGTGAATTGTGGTATTTTAGGTGTAAGAATATctagaaaatacatttataccCATAAAATGAGTGAGAAACCAGCAGATCATACAACTAGCAATGGCTTTGAGAGCAAAACACCGTTCCTAATAGGAGTAGCAGGCGGTACAGCTAGTGGAAAG TCAACAGTATGCCAAAGAATCATGGAGAAGCTTGGACAACAGCAAAAAGAACAGACTGAGAGGCGAGTAGTCTGCATCAGCCAGGACTCCTTCTACAGAACACTAAAGCCATCAGAGAGGCTGAGAGCTGAACGTGGACAGTTCAACTTCGATCACCCGGATGCATTTGACGACAAAAAGCTTTTGTCAATACTGAAAGACATACTCGCTGGAAAGAAAGTTGAAGTACCTGAATATGACTACATTTCAAATTCTATAAG CCATCGTTCACATACCATTTACCCAGCGGATGTGGTACTTATCGAAGGAATCCTGGTGTTCTACTTTCCGGAAGTCAGGGAACTTTTCCACATGAAGCTATTCGTTGACACTGATTCGGACACCAGGCTTGCAAGACGAG TGCCCCGTGACATCATGGAGCGCGGTCGTGACCTTGAACAAGTTCTCAACCAATATATGAACTTCGTCAAGCCGGCCTTCGAGGAGTTCTGTCTTCCG ACAAAGAAATTTGCTGATGTCATCATTCCTCGCGGTGCTGATAATTTTG TGGCTATTGATCTTATCGTGCATCATATATGGGATATTATGTATAAGAAGCGTCCCGAGTTAAACGGGTGTAATGGACACTTGGAGGTGGATGAAGCGAATGGAAGGAGGATGTCCGGCAGTTCTGAAGATACTCTGAGTCGATAG